A genome region from Acipenser ruthenus chromosome 29, fAciRut3.2 maternal haplotype, whole genome shotgun sequence includes the following:
- the LOC117426403 gene encoding uncharacterized protein LOC117426403, translating into MDASPATSLSFLYKNDPIYSLCAPDLMTASQAVNNNFIKEQKKLMQTLRRLDHQKLTRMRQLNEEKKQFAHLMKKKLAPTSRLLLHAPSGSSTVFTADRIIRTALSTNTSFTVSDSRKSTAKSSDRRQSSAKHLTPELHPTFRPDIQSGDNSLDAKTRKLKVSQAYFMSTIPLNTCKCGRSSNLLTRSESCLPVLQSHVCWEET; encoded by the exons ATGGATGCAAGCCCAGCCACCTCCTTGTCGTTTTTGTATAAAAATGATCctatttattcactttgtgcacCCGATCTGATGACAGCCTCCCAGGCTGTGAATAATAATTTCATCAAGGAGCAGAAAAAACTAATGCAG ACGCTAAGACGGCTGGACCATCAGAAGCTGACCAGAATGCGACAGTTGAATGAGGAGAAAAAACAGTTTGCTCACCTCATGAAGAAAAAGCTTGCTCCTACCAGCAGACTCCTTCTTCACGCACCATCTGGAAGCTCAACTGTATTCACTGCGGACAGAATCATAAGAACAGCATTGTCCACCAACACCAGCTTCACCGTCAGCGACAGCAGGAAAAGTACTGCGAAAAGCAGCGACCGCAGACAGAGCAGTGCTAAACACCTCACACCGGAGCTGCACCCCACTTTCAGACCTGATATCCAGTCTGGTGACAACTCCCTGGATGCAAAGACCAGAAAGTTGAAA gtGTCACAGGCATACTTCATGTCCACAATACCCTTGAATACGTGTAAATGTGGTCGCTCCAGTAACCTGCTGACAAGAAGTGAAAGCTGTCTACCTGTCCTGCAGTCACATGTTTGCTGGGAGGAGACCTAG
- the LOC131702071 gene encoding serine incorporator 1-like, with product MGAVLGACSLASCIPCLCSSATCLLCRCCPNSKNSTVTRLIYAFILLLGTMVSCIMLAPGIEQQLKKIPGFCEGGRGTQIPTVDGFVNCDVFVGYKAVYRMCFGLAISFFAFSLLMLNVKNSRDPRAAIHNGFWFFKIAAIIAVTVGAFYIPEGPFTRAWFVIGTFGAFCFILIQLVFLVDFAHSWNESWVDKMEEGNSRCWYAALLSATGLNYILSIVAIVLLYVFYTKPEGCIENKFFISFNMLFCIAASITSVLPKVQEAQPRSGLLQSSIITLYTMYLTWSAMTNEPDRSCNPSLLSIIEQIAAPTVVPANRTVVITGDETPAPHQSLQWWDAQSIVGLVIFILCILFSSIRSSNNSQVNKLTLSTNDSVMLDDTAAGGSGHLEDGNGPRRVEDNERDVVQYSYSFFHFMLCLASLYIMMTLTNWYSPDADYKTMTSKWPAVWVKMTSSWVCLVLYVWTLIAPVVLTNREFN from the exons ATGGGAGCTGTCTTAGGGGCCTGTTCACTCGCCAGCTGT atACCATGTTTGTGCAGCAGTGCCACATGCTTGCTGTGCAGATGTTGCCCCAACAGCAAGAACTCTACAGTTACCCGCCTTATTTACGCTTTTATTTTGCTGCTTGGGACCATGGTTTCCTGCAtcatgctggctccggggattgAGCAGCAACTAAAAAAG ATACCAGGATTCTGCGAAGGGGGTCGTGGAACGCAGATCCCGACGGTAGATGGATTTGTGAACTGCGATGTCTTTGTGGGCTATAAGGCCGTGTATCGGATGTGTTTTGGACTGGCCATTTCCTTCTTTGCCTTCTCTCTGCTTATGCTTAATGTTAAAAATAGCAGAGATCCCAGAGCTGCCATCCATAATGG GTTCTGGTTCTTTAAGATTGCCGCCATTATTGCTGTTACAGTCGGTGCCTTTTACATCCCAGAGGGCCCTTTCACTCGAG CCTGGTTTGTCATAGGTACTTTTGGTGCCTTTTGCTTTATCCTTATACAACTGGTATTCTTGGTTGATTTTGCCCATTCCTGGAATGAGTCCTGGGTTGACAAGATGGAAGAAGGAAATTCACGCTGCTGGTATGCAG cCTTACTATCAGCCACTGGATTAAACTACATCCTGTCCATTGTGGCCATTGtccttttgtatgtattttacacCAAACCTGAGGGTTGTATTGAAAACAAATTTTTCATCAGTTTCAACATGCTTTTCTGCATTGCTGCCTCCATCACCTCTGTCCTGCCTAAAGTTCAG GAGGCTCAGCCTCGCTCAGGCCTGTTGCAGTCTTCCATCATCACTCTCTATACAATGTACCTTACATGGTCAGCAATGACAAATGAACCTG ATCGGAGTTGTAACCCCAGTCTGCTTAGTATTATTGAGCAGATTGCTGCTCCAACCGTGGTGCCTGCAAACAGGACTGTAGTGATTACTGGTGATGAAACTCCAGCCCCTCATCAGTCATTGCAGTGGTGGGATGCCCAGAGCATTGTTGGGCTTGTCATCTTTATCCTGTGCATCCTGTTCTCAAG catccgctcctccaacaACTCCCAAGTGAACAAGCTGACCCTGTCCACCAACGACTCGGTGATGCTGGATGACACCGCGGCAGGGGGCAGCGGACATCTTGAGGATGGGAATGGACCACGGCGTGTTGAAGACAATGAGAGGGATGTGGTTCAGTACAGCTACTCCTTCTTCCACTTTATGCTGTGCCTGGCTTCACTGTACATCATGATGACTCTCACCAACTGGTATAG CCCTGATGCAGACTATAAGACCATGACCAGCAAGTGGCCTGCAGTGTGGGTGAAGATGACGTCCAGTTGGGTCTGTCTGGTCCTGTACGTTTGGACCCTGATTGCCCCAGTCGTTCTCACCAACAGGGAATTCAACTAG